A region from the Vicia villosa cultivar HV-30 ecotype Madison, WI linkage group LG3, Vvil1.0, whole genome shotgun sequence genome encodes:
- the LOC131658673 gene encoding serine/arginine-rich splicing factor RSZ22-like, whose protein sequence is TGKNGWRFEISHNSKTRGGGGRRGGGGGGHGRSGGGGSDLKCYEYGEPVHFSRECHSSRGFGEGGRCRSCSPPRLRRSPSYGLRSYSPRERSPRRQSPSPRCRSPSPRRCSYSRSPPPYRGREAVAHANGNGLRDAPRSKS, encoded by the exons ACAGGTAAAAATGGTTGGAGGTTTGAGATTTCTCACAACTCTAAAACTAGAGGTGGAGGTGGAAGAAGAGGTGGCGGAGGTGGTGGTCATGGTCGGTCCGGTGGGGGTGGTTCTGATTTGAAATGTTATGAGTATGGTGAACCTGTTCATTTTTCCCGGGAGTGTCATTCTTCTCGTGGTTTTGGAGAGGGAGGAAGATGTCGGAGCTGCAGTCCACCTCGATTGCGTAGGAGCCCAAGTTATGGGCTAAG GAGTTACAGTCCTCGTGAGCGCTCCCCTAGGCGGCAAAGCCCTTCTCCCCGTTGTCGTAGTCCTTCACCTCGTCGGTGCAGCTACAGCAGGTCACCTCCTCCTTATCGTGGACGTGAGGCCGTAGCACATGCTAACGG AAATGGGTTAAGGGATGCACCTCGTAGCAAaagttga